Proteins found in one Microbacterium sp. SSM24 genomic segment:
- a CDS encoding sensor histidine kinase has protein sequence MPHTALTPVFVGLRTGLHVLFAALAVLVIVRAVISPTENSVAAIVLTLGMIATYGVGAIKARTTGQNAHAVRLLWLAALTLEWVVLLWLTPEAAYLVFPLFFLYLHLLGPWWGAAAIVLATVTAICALGIHNGWSLAGVVGPLIGAGVALLIGLGYQALAREAEQRETLMRELLATRGQLAATEHESGVLAERARLAREIHDTVAQGLSSIQMLLHAAEKADPDRPGAEHIRLARETAANNLADARRFIRELTPPDLDDRGLGGALRRLANTRWAAQGLQVNVRVSDKLDLPMHVQTALLRIAQGAIANVIQHAHATTATITLAADHERLQFTIADDGEGFDPHLATVESRGHSDSFGLQAIRERAEQLGGSLTIDTYPGGGTQLTIELTLEQPT, from the coding sequence ATGCCCCACACTGCGCTCACCCCCGTATTCGTGGGTCTGCGCACCGGACTGCATGTACTTTTCGCTGCTCTCGCCGTTCTGGTCATCGTCCGTGCAGTGATCTCACCCACGGAGAACAGCGTCGCCGCTATCGTCCTCACGCTGGGGATGATCGCCACATACGGGGTCGGGGCGATAAAGGCCAGGACCACAGGTCAGAATGCCCACGCCGTGCGCCTGCTCTGGTTGGCGGCGCTCACGCTCGAGTGGGTGGTCCTCTTGTGGCTGACTCCCGAAGCCGCGTACCTCGTCTTCCCCCTGTTCTTCCTCTACCTCCACCTCCTCGGCCCCTGGTGGGGCGCTGCAGCGATCGTGCTCGCTACCGTGACCGCGATCTGTGCGCTCGGCATCCATAACGGATGGAGTCTCGCGGGAGTCGTCGGCCCACTGATCGGGGCAGGAGTCGCCCTCCTGATCGGTCTCGGCTACCAGGCTCTTGCCCGCGAGGCGGAACAACGCGAGACCCTCATGCGCGAACTGCTCGCGACCCGAGGACAGCTCGCCGCAACCGAACACGAATCCGGAGTCCTCGCCGAACGCGCCCGGCTAGCCCGCGAAATCCACGACACCGTCGCGCAGGGCCTCTCCAGCATCCAGATGCTCCTTCACGCCGCCGAAAAAGCCGACCCTGATCGACCTGGTGCCGAACACATCCGCCTCGCACGCGAAACTGCAGCCAACAATCTTGCCGATGCACGCCGGTTCATCCGCGAACTCACCCCGCCCGACCTTGACGACCGCGGACTCGGCGGGGCACTGCGGAGACTCGCCAACACTCGATGGGCAGCGCAAGGACTTCAGGTCAACGTGCGGGTATCCGACAAACTCGATCTACCCATGCACGTCCAAACGGCGCTCCTGCGAATCGCGCAGGGGGCCATCGCCAACGTCATCCAGCACGCGCATGCCACCACCGCGACCATCACCCTCGCCGCCGATCACGAGCGACTGCAGTTCACCATTGCCGACGACGGAGAAGGCTTCGATCCCCACCTCGCGACCGTGGAATCGCGCGGGCACTCAGATTCGTTCGGGCTCCAGGCGATCCGCGAACGCGCCGAACAACTCGGTGGCAGCCTCACCATCGACACCTACCCCGGCGGAGGAACACAACTGACCATCGAGCTCACCTTGGAGCAGCCCACATGA
- a CDS encoding LuxR C-terminal-related transcriptional regulator, giving the protein MIRLLIADDHPIVRAGLVALFALEGDIDVIAEAATPDEAVTAAEHSNPDVVLMDLQFGAQASTTGADATRRIRALDAAPYVLVLTNYDSDADILGAVEAGASGYLLKDAPPHELAAAVRAAAAGESALAPVIASRLLNRMRAPQASLSSREMQVLKLVAAGHSNTDIATELFVSETTVKSHLAHIFTKLAVTSRTAAVSAARERGILR; this is encoded by the coding sequence ATGATCCGGCTTCTCATCGCCGACGACCATCCCATCGTCCGCGCGGGACTCGTGGCTCTCTTCGCCCTCGAGGGAGACATAGACGTCATCGCGGAAGCTGCCACACCAGATGAAGCGGTCACTGCGGCAGAACACAGCAATCCTGACGTCGTACTGATGGATCTCCAGTTCGGCGCCCAAGCATCAACGACCGGAGCCGACGCCACACGACGTATCCGCGCCCTCGACGCAGCCCCCTACGTTCTCGTGCTCACCAACTACGACTCCGACGCCGACATCCTGGGAGCCGTTGAAGCCGGCGCCAGCGGGTACCTCCTCAAAGATGCTCCACCCCACGAGCTCGCAGCAGCAGTCCGAGCAGCCGCGGCCGGCGAAAGCGCCCTCGCTCCCGTCATCGCCTCTCGACTCCTGAACCGCATGCGAGCCCCCCAAGCAAGCCTCAGCAGTCGCGAGATGCAAGTACTCAAGCTTGTCGCAGCTGGCCACTCGAACACCGACATCGCAACAGAGCTCTTCGTCAGCGAGACCACCGTCAAATCCCACCTCGCCCACATCTTCACCAAGCTCGCGGTCACCTCACGAACCGCAGCCGTCTCGGCAGCCAGAGAACGCGGCATCTTGCGCTAG
- a CDS encoding SRPBCC family protein: MALTRMRIEAEVLVPQALTDVWDFLSDPKNSELWDKSVASIEPVDTRPVGLGWEGTTTAPSGMRQSFRISRWEPPKAFAFQLQQSSMFREAELSFHLEPTAGEVLILHRLDLQLRNVLLYPVLRLTAKRALGADLQSLKDWLAKTYPSGREQRS; encoded by the coding sequence ATGGCTCTCACGCGGATGCGTATCGAAGCAGAGGTCCTCGTGCCGCAGGCTCTCACTGATGTGTGGGACTTCCTCAGCGATCCGAAGAACTCCGAGCTGTGGGACAAGAGCGTTGCGAGCATCGAACCCGTCGACACGCGGCCGGTCGGGCTGGGCTGGGAGGGTACAACGACGGCACCATCGGGCATGCGCCAGAGCTTCCGGATCAGCCGGTGGGAACCTCCGAAGGCGTTCGCGTTCCAGTTGCAGCAGTCGTCGATGTTCCGCGAGGCCGAGTTGAGCTTCCACCTCGAGCCGACCGCCGGCGAGGTCCTCATCCTTCATCGACTGGACCTGCAGTTGCGCAACGTACTGCTTTACCCGGTGCTGCGGCTCACTGCGAAGCGAGCGCTCGGCGCTGACCTTCAGTCCCTGAAGGACTGGCTGGCCAAGACCTATCCCTCCGGGAGAGAACAACGATCGTAG
- a CDS encoding recombinase family protein: MNGIQVGYARVSTADQDLTSQRDALLRLGVIDSNIYVDHGLTGTNRARPGLREALAAVREGDTLVVTKLDRLARSVKDARDIADELTTKGVALSLGGSRYDPTDPVGRLLFNVLAMVAEFERDLISMRTREGMAVARAKGHLKGKQPKLSMTQRKLLFDVQDRGEYTQTEIAELFNVSRATVYRELKRRRLAFLATCEAHIF, translated from the coding sequence ATGAACGGAATACAGGTTGGCTATGCCAGGGTCTCCACGGCGGATCAAGACCTCACCTCGCAGCGCGACGCGTTACTGCGACTGGGGGTCATCGATTCGAACATCTACGTCGATCATGGGCTGACCGGAACCAACCGGGCCAGGCCGGGACTGCGCGAGGCACTCGCCGCCGTCCGAGAAGGCGACACCCTCGTCGTCACCAAACTCGACCGGCTCGCCCGATCGGTGAAGGACGCACGCGACATCGCCGACGAACTCACGACGAAGGGCGTCGCACTCAGTCTCGGCGGAAGCAGATACGACCCGACAGACCCGGTCGGAAGGCTGCTTTTCAACGTGCTCGCCATGGTCGCGGAGTTCGAACGCGACCTGATCAGCATGCGCACCAGAGAAGGGATGGCGGTGGCTCGTGCGAAGGGCCACTTGAAGGGCAAGCAGCCGAAGCTGTCGATGACCCAGCGCAAGCTTCTCTTCGACGTCCAGGATCGGGGCGAGTACACACAGACTGAGATCGCCGAGCTGTTCAACGTCTCCCGTGCCACCGTCTACCGCGAGCTGAAGCGTCGTCGACTGGCATTCCTTGCCACCTGCGAAGCGCACATTTTCTGA